Sequence from the Deltaproteobacteria bacterium genome:
CGATCTGGAAGCCCTGGCCGTTCGCTGGTTTCGGTTTGGTCCTGGCCGCGCGCCGCCGCCAAGAGCCGTCCATACGCCTTGGCGTGTTCGTGCATGGCCATGTGCAGGGAGCCAAAAATTTCCACCGTGGCCGTGGGGCTTGGGCCGCGCACGGCGGCCGCCCACAGCAGGATCTGGTACGTGCCCTGTCGAAGTCCGCGTCGCCAGTTCTCCAGAAAGGCGCGTTCGGTCATTCCCAGAAATGGGCGGCCCTCGGATTCGTATTTGCGGGCCAGCAGGTCCTCGAGCTTGCGCGACAGCGGATTTTCGCCGTCCATGGTCGCCACGAGCATTTCAAGGATGGCGAAGTCCGATTTGGCCTGCTCGGCGGCTCCGACCATGCGGCACAGCCAGCGCTGCTCCCGGATGTCGAGGCACATGCCGACAACGGGGCAACGGAAGATCTGGTCGATTTCCCATATTTTTTTGCGCGTCGGAACTGTCCGCCCGGCCGATCCGGCCCGCGATGTCTCCATGAACATGTTCATCCTCCGCTCCACGTCCCTTCACGTCGCGCCCACGGGGATGGGACGATGTTCGTGGGACAAGTTTGAAGTTTTTAACAACGATTTTATTAAGATGTATTTATTTTTGATAGTTTTTCAGTAAATTATTAGATATGTCTAATAAACGGCGTACCCTTCCGAGGATTTTGTTGTCAACAACGCCGCGTCCCGAGTTTCGCTCCCCACGGCCAGAACACCCGTCGGGGCGCCTGGAACAGGGGGCGATACGCCAGGCGCCCGGACCGTCGCCGGGCGTCGGGACCTCATTCCACCCAGCCAAGCGTCCGGGTCACCGCCTTTTGCCAGCCCGCGTGCAGATCCGCGCGTCGGGCTTCGTCCATGTCCGGAATCCAGCGCTTGTCCTCTTCCCAGTTGTTGTGGAGTTCCTCGCGGCCGGACCAGAAACCCGAGGCGATGCCAGCGGCGTAGGCCGCGCCGAGGCAGGTGGTTTCGGCCACCTTGGGGCGGACCACGGGCACGTTCAGGATGTCGGCCTGGAACTGCATCAGGAGTTCGTTGTGGACCATGCCGCCGTCGGCCTTGATGGTTTTCAGGTCCACGCCGGAATCCTTGTTCATGGCCTCCACGATGTCCTTGGTCTGGTAGGCCGTGGCTTCGAGCACGGCCCGGGCAATGTGCTCGCGGTTGATGTAGCGGGTCAGTCCCACCATGGCCCCGCGCGCGTCGGGGCGCCAGTAGGGCGCGTACAGGCCGGAAAAGGCCGGCACGATGTACATGCCGCCCGTGTCCTCGACCTTGCGGGCCAGGGTTTCGATCTCCGGGGCCGAGGAGAACATCCGCAGGTTGTCGCGCAGCCATTGCACCAGGGCTCCGGCGATGGCGATGGACCCTTCCAGGCAGTAGGAAGGTTTGCGGCCGCTGAACTGGTAGGCCAGGGTGGTGATCAGGCCATGTCTGGACGGGATGGGTTCGTGGCCGGTGTGCATGAGCAGGAAGCAGCCCGTGCCGTAGGTGTTCTTGGCCTCGCCGGGCGCGAAGCAGGTCTGGCCGACCAGGGCCGCCTGTTGGTCCCCCACGGCCCCGCAGACCGGCACGCGCGCGCCAAGCGGTCCGTCCTCGGAGGTCGGGCCCCAGGTGGCGCTGTCGGACGAGGGCACGATGCGCGGCAGCCCACTGGCCGGGATGCCCAGGATCTCAAGGATGTCATCGTCCCAGGCCAGGCTTTCCAGATCCATGAGCATGGTCCGGCTGGCGTTGGTCACGTCGGTGACATGCGCCCCGCCCTTGGGACCGCCGGTCAGCCACCAGATGATCCAGGTCTCGATGGTGCCGAACAGGGCGTTGCCCTTGTCGGCGGCGGCCCTGGCCTCGGGAACGTTGTCCAGGATCCAGCGGATCTTGGGGCCGGAAAAATACGTGGCCACGGGCAGGCCGGTCTTGGCGCGGAAGCGATCCTGGCCGCCGTCGGCCATCAGATTCTTGCAGATGTCGTGGGTGCGCGTGCACTGCCAGACAATGGCGTTGTGAAACGGTGTGCCCGTGAAGCGGTCCCAGACCACCGTGGTCTCGCGCTGGTTGGTGATGCCAATGGCCGACAACTCCGATCCCGTGATGCCGGACTTGGCCAGGGCCCCCCGGATAACGTCCTGGACATTGGCCCAGATTTCCATGGGATCGTGCTCGACCCAGCCCGGCCTGGGGTAGATCTGCCGATGTTCCTTTTGGTCCATGGCGACGATGCGGCCATGTTCGTCGAAAATGATGAAGCGACTGCTGGTGGTCCCCTGATCGACCGCGCCGATGTAACGGGCCATGCTCTCCTCCGGATGGGATATGGGTGGAAGGTCCGCGCGATTCTACGGGAAAATCAGGGGTGATCAAGTCGGGACGGTCGGGGCGTTGCCGGGCCGGACGACCGGGCGGTGTCGGCCCCAAGGCCAGGCCCGTCGGACGGAAATTCACCTTGGGCGGTAATTTTTGGCTTCCAGCGGCAATTCGTGGCCGGAAGAGTTAGTTATGACAAATTATTTGGACTATCGAAGACGAAATTTTTCATGAACAAAAAGTAGATAGCCGCAAAGCTATATTTGAAATCTAAAATCATCCCGCGCCCCGCGCGACATCTTCCCGGACTGAGCGGGAAGCGTCCGGGGGAGCCGCGTGGCAATCGACGGAGAAACAATTCATGACCCTGAGCGAATTAGTGCCTGGAAAAATTTGTGTCATCACCAAGCTGCGGGCCCAGGACAGGCTGGCCCAGCGTCTGCTCGATCTGGGTATTTTTCCGGGAGCGAGGCTCACCGTCCTGCGCAACGCGCCATTGGAGGACCCGATGGAGGTGGTCGTGGAAGGCTTGATGCTCAGCCTGCGTCATGACGAGGCCAAATTCGTGGAGGTCGAGGCACGGTGAAAACCCAGTCCTGTGTCGTGGCCCTGGCTGGTCAACCCAACTCCGGCAAGTCCACGGTTTTCAACATGTTGACCGGGGCCCACCAGCATGTGGCCAACTATCCCGGTGTCACGGTGGAGAAGAAGACCGGGCAGTTCAGGACGGACGAACTCGACATCGAGCTGGTCGATCTGCCCGGCACGTACAGCCTGACCTCGTATTCCCTGGAAGAACGGGTGGCCCGGAATTTTCTGCTGCACGAAAAGCCCGAGGTCTGCGTCAACGTGGCCGATGTCTCGACCCTGCGCCGATCCCTGTCCCTGACCTTCCAGCTCATGGAGATGGATTGCCCGGTGGTTCTGGCCCTGAACATGATGGACAAGGCCAGGAAGGAAGGCGTGGAGCTGGATCTGGCCCTGCTTGAAAACCGGCTGGGTGTCCGGGTCGTGCCCGTGGCCGCGGCCAGGGGAGAAGGGCGGCGCGAGTTGGTTCGGGCCGTGGCCGATCAGGCCCGGGAGCGGCCACGGCCGCGCCAGATCGATTACGGCCCGCTGGAGGAAAAAATCCAGGCCCTGGAAACCTGGATGGTCACGGCGAAGGTCCCGGGCCCGGTACCCCCCCGGTGGTTGGCCCTCAAGCTGCTGGAGGGGGATGAATTCGCCCTGGATCATGCCCGGACGGCCATTCCCGAAGGCGAGGTACTGGTGCGGCTGGCCGAGGGTCTGGCCCAGGGCTTCGTGGCGGCGCATGGCGCGTCCGTGGCCCATTATCTGGCCGTGCGTCGCCACGTCCTGGCCGACGAGATTCTGGCCTCGTGTCAGAAGCGGGCCTTTTCCGCCCGCAACCTGACCAACCGCATCGACGCCGTGGTCTGCCACAAGGTCGCCGGACCGGTGGTTTTGGTTGGGATCATCTATCTGCTGTATCAACTGTCCATCGTTCAGGGCTACAACCTGACCAATTACACCTGGCCCCTGCTGGCCAAGCTCAAGGAATGGTGCGGCCTGATCCTGCCCTCGGCCGGATTCGTGGACGATCCGCTGATCCGGGCCCTGGGATTGTGGGTGGTGGACAGCGTCAACGCCCTGCTCAACTATATCCCCATTTTCCTGATTCTGTTTTCCCTCATCGCCATTCTGGAGGACAGCGGCTACATGCCGCGCATGGCCTTTATCCTGGACCGGATGCTCCAGCGTTTCGGCCTGCACGGCCAGGCCACCCTGCCCCTGGTTCTGGGCGGGGTCTATGTCGGCGGTTGCGCCGTGCCGGCGGTCATGTCCACCAAGGCCGTTCCCGACCACCGCGCCCGGCTGGCCACCATCCTGATCATTCCCATGCTCAACTGCCTGGCCAAGGTGCCGCTTTATATCCTGCTCGTCAGTGCCTATTTCGCCGAGCATCAGGCCCTGGCCATGTTCTTCATCTCCACCATCAGCCTGCTCCTGGCCCTGCCCGTGGCCAAGCTCTTGACCCTGACCGTGCTCAGAAAGCAGGAGAGCGCGCCGTTCATCATGGAAATGCCGGACTACCATCTGCCCACCCTGGGCGGAGTGCTCCGGCCGGCGCTGCAAAAGGTCTGGCTGTTCGTCAAGAAGATCACGTCCATCGTGGCCGCCGTGGCCGTGATCGTTTTCGCCCTGCTCCGGTTTCCCGGCGTGGGCGAGGACGCCATGCGCGGTTTCGAGGCCAGGGCCGACAAGGCCATGGACGCCTTCATGGCCACGGTGGACGCCTCGCCCCTGGCGGGCCGCTTTCAGCGGACCGAGATTCCAGCCCTGCTCGAATTCGAGGACGCCTACAAGCAGGCCAAGATCGGGGCCAAGTCGGAAGAGGGCGCGGCCCGGATCGACGCGCGTTTCGCGGAGCGTAACGCCGTCTATCTGGCCATGGTCAAGGGACAGCCCGTTCCGGAGCACGGCAAGATCGGCCGGGGCCTGCGAGCCCTGACCCGCGAGCGCAAGCTGATCCGCATGGATGTGCAGAAGGAACGCATCGACGCCAGCTTCTTGGGCCGTATCGGCCAGGCCATGGAGCCCGTGACCCGTTGGGCCGGATTCACCTGGCGCATCAACGTCGCCCTGCTTTCGGCCCTGGCGGCCAAGGAAAACACCGTGGCCACCCTGGGTTCCCTGTATCAGCAGGACGCCGACGCGGGTGGGGATCTGGCCGCGTCCATGCAGGAAACCGAAACCGGATTCACGGCCCTGCACGCCCTGGCCCTGATGCTGTTCATGGTTTTGTATCCGCCGTGCCTGGCCACCCTGATCACCATCAAGCTGGAAACCGGGTCCTGGGGCTACATGCTTTTTTCCCTGGGCGGGCAGATCGCCCTGGGCATTGTCGTGTCCGTGCTGGTCTTCACCGGCGGCAGTCTGCTCGGCCTGAGCGGCCTGGAGGCCATGATCGCCTTTTACCTACTGGCCGTGGCCCTGGCCATTGGGGCCGCGCTCATTCCCAACCCTCCCCTTGAACCAGATTCGGGTCGATCATGATCCGCGCTACAAACCATCACAAAGGAGTTGTCATGTTTCAGAAAATTATTCCGTTTCTTTTCGCCCTGGTGCTGCTTGGCGCCACCCAGGCCCTGGCCCATACCCCGCTGTGCTCGTGCTGGGACAACGGTGACGGCACCATCACCTGCGAGGGTGGTTTTTCCGATGGTTCGTCGGCCTCCGGCGTGGCCATGCACGTTCTGGACGCATCCGGAAAGGCCATCGAGTCCGGCAAGATGAGCCAGACCTCCGAGTTTACCTTCAAGAAGCCCGCTGGTGATTTCAAGGTGAAGTTCGATGCCGGCGAGGGCCACCAGATCGAAATTCCCGG
This genomic interval carries:
- the feoB gene encoding ferrous iron transport protein B, which codes for MKTQSCVVALAGQPNSGKSTVFNMLTGAHQHVANYPGVTVEKKTGQFRTDELDIELVDLPGTYSLTSYSLEERVARNFLLHEKPEVCVNVADVSTLRRSLSLTFQLMEMDCPVVLALNMMDKARKEGVELDLALLENRLGVRVVPVAAARGEGRRELVRAVADQARERPRPRQIDYGPLEEKIQALETWMVTAKVPGPVPPRWLALKLLEGDEFALDHARTAIPEGEVLVRLAEGLAQGFVAAHGASVAHYLAVRRHVLADEILASCQKRAFSARNLTNRIDAVVCHKVAGPVVLVGIIYLLYQLSIVQGYNLTNYTWPLLAKLKEWCGLILPSAGFVDDPLIRALGLWVVDSVNALLNYIPIFLILFSLIAILEDSGYMPRMAFILDRMLQRFGLHGQATLPLVLGGVYVGGCAVPAVMSTKAVPDHRARLATILIIPMLNCLAKVPLYILLVSAYFAEHQALAMFFISTISLLLALPVAKLLTLTVLRKQESAPFIMEMPDYHLPTLGGVLRPALQKVWLFVKKITSIVAAVAVIVFALLRFPGVGEDAMRGFEARADKAMDAFMATVDASPLAGRFQRTEIPALLEFEDAYKQAKIGAKSEEGAARIDARFAERNAVYLAMVKGQPVPEHGKIGRGLRALTRERKLIRMDVQKERIDASFLGRIGQAMEPVTRWAGFTWRINVALLSALAAKENTVATLGSLYQQDADAGGDLAASMQETETGFTALHALALMLFMVLYPPCLATLITIKLETGSWGYMLFSLGGQIALGIVVSVLVFTGGSLLGLSGLEAMIAFYLLAVALAIGAALIPNPPLEPDSGRS
- a CDS encoding ferrous iron transport protein A, translated to MTLSELVPGKICVITKLRAQDRLAQRLLDLGIFPGARLTVLRNAPLEDPMEVVVEGLMLSLRHDEAKFVEVEAR
- the glpK gene encoding glycerol kinase — protein: MARYIGAVDQGTTSSRFIIFDEHGRIVAMDQKEHRQIYPRPGWVEHDPMEIWANVQDVIRGALAKSGITGSELSAIGITNQRETTVVWDRFTGTPFHNAIVWQCTRTHDICKNLMADGGQDRFRAKTGLPVATYFSGPKIRWILDNVPEARAAADKGNALFGTIETWIIWWLTGGPKGGAHVTDVTNASRTMLMDLESLAWDDDILEILGIPASGLPRIVPSSDSATWGPTSEDGPLGARVPVCGAVGDQQAALVGQTCFAPGEAKNTYGTGCFLLMHTGHEPIPSRHGLITTLAYQFSGRKPSYCLEGSIAIAGALVQWLRDNLRMFSSAPEIETLARKVEDTGGMYIVPAFSGLYAPYWRPDARGAMVGLTRYINREHIARAVLEATAYQTKDIVEAMNKDSGVDLKTIKADGGMVHNELLMQFQADILNVPVVRPKVAETTCLGAAYAAGIASGFWSGREELHNNWEEDKRWIPDMDEARRADLHAGWQKAVTRTLGWVE